A DNA window from Oryctolagus cuniculus chromosome 21, mOryCun1.1, whole genome shotgun sequence contains the following coding sequences:
- the LOC100348958 gene encoding immunoglobulin iota chain codes for MSWIPLWLLLLAQCAGGGPQPALHQLPTASSALGTTVRLTCTLSRDHSVGLHSIYWYQQRPGHPPRFLLQYFSHSNQRHGPRIPPGFSGSKDVARNSGYLIISELRPEDEAVYYCAMGSLEEEMERKRREEEEPAASGSQVPKDSAP; via the exons ATGTCCTGGATTCCACTTTGGCTCCTGCTACTTGCCCAGTGCGCAG GTGGTGGCCCTCAGCCGGCCTTGCACCAGCTGCCAACCGCATCTTCGGCCCTGGGGACCACGGTCCGTCTCACCTGCACCCTGAGCCGCGACCACAGCGTGGGACTACACAGCATCTACTGGTATcagcagaggccaggccaccCGCCCAGGTTCCTGCTGCAGTACTTCTCGCACTCCAACCAGCGCCACGGCCCCAGGATCCCTCCTGGCTTCTCTGGATCCAAGGACGTGGCCCGGAACAGCGGCTACCTGATTATCTCGGAGCTGCGGCCGGAGGATGAGGCTGTGTATTATTGCGCCATgggcagcctggaggaggagatggagaggaagaggagggaggaagaggagcctgCGGCCTCAGGGTCCCAGGTGCCCAAGGACAGCGCGCCTTGA